The Acinetobacter lwoffii nucleotide sequence TGAATACGGTTGTCGGGGTATTGGGGAGACCCCAATCGTACTTGCAAACGAAGTTTGCATAAGTGCGCTCTTCGAGGAAAACATTACTATACATATAGCACCTTGAATGCATATTCAAGTGCGCTTATGTTAGGAATGGTTTCCCAGGATGATGGTATTGGATTAATGAGTGTTACTGAAACTTTAGACAGCAAGATTAAGGCACAGGAAGAGAAGCTAAAACAGCTTAAGGCTCAAAGACAGGCAGCATTAGCAAGAGAACGTGCCAAAGAGAAAGAGCAGGCACGAAAGGATGATACCAGACGTAAAAGTTTAATCGGATCCTGCATGTTGAAAATCACTGAAGATGATGAACAAGCCAGAGC carries:
- a CDS encoding mobilization protein, which encodes MSVTETLDSKIKAQEEKLKQLKAQRQAALARERAKEKEQARKDDTRRKSLIGSCMLKITEDDEQARAKLIAQMDKYLIDERDRKLFNL